Proteins co-encoded in one Arachis hypogaea cultivar Tifrunner chromosome 13, arahy.Tifrunner.gnm2.J5K5, whole genome shotgun sequence genomic window:
- the LOC114925080 gene encoding nucleolin 2-like isoform X3, with the protein MTVMRKKKNLLKLLRKVLRMSRWLMLTQQRKFEEFFKDCGEVVDVRFSVDDTGRFKRFRHVEFAIAEAAQSALELNEHELLNHPVRLDLARERGSYIPGGSFSNSFQKGDQRQTGQTIFIRGVDKSLGGNFISIMSAAASLACVSFCNSYLNTAKIVVADKS; encoded by the exons ATGACagtgatgaggaagaagaaaaaccttCTAAAACTCCTCAGAAAAGT GCTAAGGATGTCGAGATGGTTGATGCTGACTCAGCAAAGAAAGTT TGAGGAGTTTTTCAAAGATTGTGGAGAAGTAGTTGATGTTCGTTTTTCAGTTGACGATACTGGGAGGTTTAAACGCTTTAGACATGTTGAGTTTGCTATTGCAGAGGCAGCACAAAGT GCTCTTGAATTGAATGAGCATGAGTTGTTGAATCATCCTGTTAGGCTTGATTTAGCTCGTGAAAGAGGTTCATATATCCCTGGTGGCAG TTTCAGCAATTCCTTCCAGAAAGGTGATCAGCGTCAAACTGGTCAAACTATATTCATAAGGGGTGTTGATAAATCTCTTGGAGGTAATTTTATTTCTATCATGTCTGCTGCTGCTTcccttgcatgtgtttctttttgcAATTCATATTTGAATACTGCCAAAATTGTGGTTGCAGATAAGAGCTAG
- the LOC114925080 gene encoding nucleolin 2-like isoform X2, with amino-acid sequence MVDADSAKKVSKTPSTPSVATGGSKTLFVGNLSFSLQRSDFEEFFKDCGEVVDVRFSVDDTGRFKRFRHVEFAIAEAAQSALELNEHELLNHPVRLDLARERGSYIPGGSNSFQKGDQRQTGQTIFIRGVDKSLGGNFISIMSAAASLACVSFCNSYLNTAKIVVADKS; translated from the exons ATGGTTGATGCTGACTCAGCAAAGAAAGTT TCTAAAACCCCTTCTACACCTAGTGTTGCAACAGGTGGATCAAAGACACTATTTGTTGGAAACCTGTCATTTAGTTTGCAACGATCTGACTT TGAGGAGTTTTTCAAAGATTGTGGAGAAGTAGTTGATGTTCGTTTTTCAGTTGACGATACTGGGAGGTTTAAACGCTTTAGACATGTTGAGTTTGCTATTGCAGAGGCAGCACAAAGT GCTCTTGAATTGAATGAGCATGAGTTGTTGAATCATCCTGTTAGGCTTGATTTAGCTCGTGAAAGAGGTTCATATATCCCTGGTGGCAG CAATTCCTTCCAGAAAGGTGATCAGCGTCAAACTGGTCAAACTATATTCATAAGGGGTGTTGATAAATCTCTTGGAGGTAATTTTATTTCTATCATGTCTGCTGCTGCTTcccttgcatgtgtttctttttgcAATTCATATTTGAATACTGCCAAAATTGTGGTTGCAGATAAGAGCTAG
- the LOC114925080 gene encoding nucleolin 2-like isoform X1, which translates to MVDADSAKKVSKTPSTPSVATGGSKTLFVGNLSFSLQRSDFEEFFKDCGEVVDVRFSVDDTGRFKRFRHVEFAIAEAAQSALELNEHELLNHPVRLDLARERGSYIPGGSFSNSFQKGDQRQTGQTIFIRGVDKSLGGNFISIMSAAASLACVSFCNSYLNTAKIVVADKS; encoded by the exons ATGGTTGATGCTGACTCAGCAAAGAAAGTT TCTAAAACCCCTTCTACACCTAGTGTTGCAACAGGTGGATCAAAGACACTATTTGTTGGAAACCTGTCATTTAGTTTGCAACGATCTGACTT TGAGGAGTTTTTCAAAGATTGTGGAGAAGTAGTTGATGTTCGTTTTTCAGTTGACGATACTGGGAGGTTTAAACGCTTTAGACATGTTGAGTTTGCTATTGCAGAGGCAGCACAAAGT GCTCTTGAATTGAATGAGCATGAGTTGTTGAATCATCCTGTTAGGCTTGATTTAGCTCGTGAAAGAGGTTCATATATCCCTGGTGGCAG TTTCAGCAATTCCTTCCAGAAAGGTGATCAGCGTCAAACTGGTCAAACTATATTCATAAGGGGTGTTGATAAATCTCTTGGAGGTAATTTTATTTCTATCATGTCTGCTGCTGCTTcccttgcatgtgtttctttttgcAATTCATATTTGAATACTGCCAAAATTGTGGTTGCAGATAAGAGCTAG